The following are encoded in a window of Prochlorococcus marinus str. MIT 1013 genomic DNA:
- the pip gene encoding prolyl aminopeptidase, with protein sequence MLFPEIEPKEQGILKVSPLHFIYWERSGNPNGSSVLIVHGGPGGGSSPSYRRYFDPKEFNIVQFDQRGCGRSSPHSELKENTTHHLIEDIEKLRQLLKIESWHVFGGSWGSTLSLIYAIQHTEKVLSLTLRGIFLCRKTELSWFYQKGASEIFPEEFDLYQSVIPQNERGDLINAFHKRLTSQDRSERAKAAHAWTRWELSTSFLMPKELSIKKAANDNFSDSFARIECHYFVNNIFLEENYILKNITKLKDIPVSIVQGRYDVVCPMRSAWDLNKSLPSSKLYVIDSAGHSMKEIGISKKLIELTNELANSSSNL encoded by the coding sequence ATGTTATTTCCAGAAATAGAACCTAAGGAACAAGGGATATTGAAAGTGAGTCCTCTACACTTTATCTACTGGGAAAGAAGTGGCAATCCAAATGGATCCTCTGTCTTGATTGTTCATGGAGGCCCCGGGGGTGGGAGTAGTCCTTCTTATAGAAGATATTTTGATCCAAAGGAATTCAATATTGTTCAATTTGATCAAAGAGGATGCGGTAGATCTTCTCCTCATTCTGAGTTAAAAGAAAATACGACACATCATTTAATTGAAGACATTGAAAAATTAAGACAACTCTTAAAAATCGAATCATGGCATGTCTTTGGGGGCTCATGGGGCTCAACATTAAGCTTGATTTATGCCATTCAACACACGGAAAAAGTTTTAAGTCTTACTCTTAGAGGTATATTTTTGTGCAGAAAAACCGAATTAAGCTGGTTCTATCAAAAAGGTGCAAGTGAGATTTTTCCTGAAGAATTTGATCTTTATCAGTCTGTTATTCCGCAAAATGAAAGAGGCGATTTGATTAATGCTTTCCATAAGAGATTAACCAGTCAAGATAGGTCTGAAAGAGCCAAAGCAGCACATGCTTGGACTAGATGGGAACTGTCAACAAGCTTTCTCATGCCAAAAGAATTATCCATTAAAAAAGCTGCAAATGATAATTTCTCAGATTCTTTTGCGCGTATAGAATGTCATTATTTTGTTAATAACATTTTTTTAGAGGAAAATTATATTTTAAAAAACATTACTAAGCTAAAAGATATTCCTGTTTCGATTGTTCAGGGAAGATATGACGTGGTTTGTCCCATGAGAAGTGCATGGGATCTTAATAAATCATTGCCCTCTTCAAAACTTTATGTAATCGATAGTGCAGGACACTCAATGAAAGAGATTGGAATTTCTAAAAAATTAATTGAGTTGACGAATGAGTTAGCTAATTCCTCCTCTAACCTCTAA
- a CDS encoding DUF4278 domain-containing protein, which translates to MMTTLLYRGQNYVQHKEQKPQKDCVELTYRRNHYNTCRSDAKFDLNSQLAYRGHRYQH; encoded by the coding sequence ATGATGACAACTCTTCTATATCGTGGACAAAACTATGTCCAGCACAAAGAACAAAAACCGCAAAAGGATTGTGTTGAGCTGACTTACAGGCGTAATCACTACAACACATGCAGAAGCGATGCTAAGTTTGATCTAAATTCCCAATTGGCATATCGAGGTCATCGCTATCAGCATTAG
- a CDS encoding DUF1651 domain-containing protein, with protein MQNESWLVKKDRVWAMRLLKDKHPDEDGTTYIRVHYASCRLRFLHGITPHVQLHESQKLTYEKARDLWRSSVETEWEVSKKPLWETS; from the coding sequence ATGCAAAATGAAAGTTGGCTTGTGAAAAAAGATCGGGTCTGGGCAATGAGGCTTTTAAAAGATAAACACCCTGATGAAGACGGAACTACATACATAAGGGTTCACTATGCTAGCTGCAGGCTCAGATTCCTACACGGTATTACTCCTCATGTTCAGTTACATGAAAGTCAGAAGTTAACTTATGAAAAAGCAAGAGACCTATGGAGGTCGTCAGTGGAAACAGAATGGGAAGTCTCTAAGAAACCTTTATGGGAGACCTCTTAA